The DNA segment GGATCGGCCTTTACGCCGGTATTGTCCAAAGACGGTAAATGGATCGTATACGGGTCGAGGTTTGAGGACAAGACCGGCCTCGTGATCCGCAACCTGGCCACCGGCGATGAAAGGTGGCTGGCTTACCCGGTACAGCGTGATGAGCAGGAATCCATGGCCACCATGGGTGTAATGCCGGGGATGGCTTTTACACCAGACAGTAAAGCCCTGGTGGCTTCCTATGGCGGCAAGATCTACCGCATCCCGGTAGATGGCGGCAAGCCCACTGAAATACCTTTTACGGCTGATATGGAACTGGAGCTGGGCCCAAGGCTTGATTTCAAGTACCCGGTATCTGATACTTCCCATGCATTGGCTACCCAGATACGGGATGCTGTTCCTTCTCCTGATGGAAAGAAACTGGCCTTTACCGTATTGAACCGTTTGTATGTAATGGATTGGCCCAATGGTACGCCCAAACGGTTAACCAACCATGAGTTCACAGAAGCAGAACCTGCCTGGTCGCCGGATGGTAATACGATTATTTTCACCACCTGGACACCCGAAGGCGGCAACCTGTTCAAAGTAAATGTGAATGGCAAAACCGCCGTACAGAAACTGACCAAAGAACCAGGCTTCTATTCTTCGGCTGTATTCAGTTTAAAAAATGACCGCATTGTTTTCATACGTGGTAAAATGCAACGGTACAGGGAGTCTATAGGCCCCGTAGCCAATGGTGGTGAAAATGAATTGTGCTGGATAGGGGTTAATGGCGGTGATATTACCGTGATAGAAAAAGCCAACTTCCGCAGCAATCCCCATTTTGTAAAAAATGAAGACCGCATCTACCTCAACCAGGGTGGCAGCCTTATCTCTATCCGCTGGGATGGAACAGATGAGAAAGTGCATGCCCGTGTTTCGGGCGTTACCACCTATGGTATCAGCAACCTGAAAGATGAAGCCCACCAGCATGAACTGAATGCTACAGAGTTTTGCCTGCTCACGGAAAAAGTTGCACAGGCCATGGAAGTGCAAACGCCCTCCAATGCGGCCCAGATCAATATATCACCCAATGGCGACCGTGCGCTGGCACAGGTGAACAATGATATCTATGTCATTACCATCCCCCGCACCGGCAAAACAGCTTCTATATCGGTGGCAGAAGCTTCCGCCTCGGCCTTTCCTGCCCGGAAGTTAACAGAGCTGGGCGGCGAGTTTGCTTCCTGGGAGGCAGACGGGAAAAAAGTACACTGGTCACTGGGCAATGCCCACTTTGTATATGATGTGGATAAAGCATTATTCCAGGAAGACAGTGTAAAGCAGGCAAAAAAAGCAGAAGCTAAAAGAAAAGCTGATTCCCTGGCCAAAGCGATCACTGCGGTGATTAAGATACAAACCGACACTACCAAAAAACTGGTAGACACGCTGGCAAAGAAAGTGGTAGAGAAGAAAGACGAATTTAAATACAAGCCACAGGAAGTAGCGATCAAAGTATACTTTGAAAAAGACTTCCCCAAATCGTCTGTATTGTTGAAAGGCGCCCGCATCATTACCATGAATGGCAATGAAGTCATAGAGAATGGCGATATCCTCATCGTAAACAACCGTATCAAAGCGGTGGGCAAAAGCGGCACCTTACAGGTTCCGGCCAATACAAAAGTGAGGGATGTGGCCGGGAAGACCATTGTGCCGGGCTTTATAGATACCCATGCGCACATGTGGCCGCAGTGGGGCATTCAGAAAAACCAGTGCTGGATCTATGCCGCCAACCTGGCCTATGGCGTTACGGCCACCCGCGATCCGCAAACCGCTACCACCGATGTACTTACTTATAGCGATATGGTAGATGCGGGTAAAATGGCAGGTCCGCGTGTATATTCCACCGGGCCCGGCGTTGGTTTCTGGATGTACAACATCCGTGATTCAGCACAGGCCAGCACCATCTTGCAGCAATACAGCAAATATTACCATACGAAGTACATTAAAATGTACCTCACCGGGCCGCGCCAGGTACGTCAATGGATCATCAAAGCAGCCAAAGACCAGGGCCTCATGCCTACCACGGAAGGCGGCCTGAACTATAAGCTGAATATGACGAACTTGCTCGATGGCTACCCCGGCCACGAGCATACGATCCCGGTATTCCCCTTATATAAAGATGTATACAAGGCCATCGCTGAATCGAAAATGGCAGTGACGCCCACCCTGCTGGTAGCTTATGGTGGCCCCTGGGCAGAGAACTATTTCTATGAAACAGAGATGCCTTACAATGATCCCAAACTGCAGTTCTTTACGCCCTATGATGAACTGGCGCCTAAAACACGCCGCCGCGGCGGTTGGTTCATGCCCGAAGAGCACATGTTTGTGAAGCATGCAAAATCAATGAAGTCCATGGTAGAGAGTGGTGCGCTGGCCGGTATAGGCAGCCACGGTCAGTTACAGGGTCTGGGATACCATTGGGAGTTATGGTCTATGCAAAGCGGTGGCATGACTACGCACGATGCCTTGAAAACGGCTACCATCCTGGGTGCCCAGGCATTGGGACTGGATGGCGATATTGGCAGTATTCAGGCCGGTAAACTGGCCGACCTGATCATTATGGACAAGAACCCCCTGGAAAACATCCGTAATACCAACACCATCAATATGGTAATGAAGAACGGCCGCTTGTATAACGGCAACACACTCGACGAAGTGTACCCCACCACGCGTAAGCTGGAACGTAGTGAATGGACATTTGAAAAACCGGCGAATACGACAGGAATTAAAGAGTAAGACGAACCTCGCAGCCAATGAGTTTATCCTGTAAAGGACCCTGTGTAAGCGGGGTCCTTTTTTCTTTTTATCTTGTACTAATCAATTCGTTTCTTCGTTGTAAGTTATTTCCCCTATATGAAGCGATTTTTACTATATGCGCAGTTGGCCCTGTTGCTCACAGCCCTGTACCCTTTAGCCCTTTCCGCACAGCAAAACAAAGACAAGA comes from the Paraflavitalea devenefica genome and includes:
- a CDS encoding amidohydrolase family protein; translation: MSFSFLKNRNRGLLVVPAVLLIGTVWAAAENHPGPVSGTNEMPADTTRKDTVKYTEYKSLPLKPERKIAFTTNEGTWMSVDVSPDGQSIAFDLMGDIYTVPITGGKAKPLTKGLAFDTHPRYSPDGKKLLFTSDRSGGENIWYIDFEKEDTVQLTKDRDQNFPGAAWTPDGNYVIAARGRLDIKLWMMHKDAGSGVQLIEATGFKTIDPAVSADGRYIYFSSRNGAWTYNAPMPQYQISVYDREDARTSTITSRYGSAFTPVLSKDGKWIVYGSRFEDKTGLVIRNLATGDERWLAYPVQRDEQESMATMGVMPGMAFTPDSKALVASYGGKIYRIPVDGGKPTEIPFTADMELELGPRLDFKYPVSDTSHALATQIRDAVPSPDGKKLAFTVLNRLYVMDWPNGTPKRLTNHEFTEAEPAWSPDGNTIIFTTWTPEGGNLFKVNVNGKTAVQKLTKEPGFYSSAVFSLKNDRIVFIRGKMQRYRESIGPVANGGENELCWIGVNGGDITVIEKANFRSNPHFVKNEDRIYLNQGGSLISIRWDGTDEKVHARVSGVTTYGISNLKDEAHQHELNATEFCLLTEKVAQAMEVQTPSNAAQINISPNGDRALAQVNNDIYVITIPRTGKTASISVAEASASAFPARKLTELGGEFASWEADGKKVHWSLGNAHFVYDVDKALFQEDSVKQAKKAEAKRKADSLAKAITAVIKIQTDTTKKLVDTLAKKVVEKKDEFKYKPQEVAIKVYFEKDFPKSSVLLKGARIITMNGNEVIENGDILIVNNRIKAVGKSGTLQVPANTKVRDVAGKTIVPGFIDTHAHMWPQWGIQKNQCWIYAANLAYGVTATRDPQTATTDVLTYSDMVDAGKMAGPRVYSTGPGVGFWMYNIRDSAQASTILQQYSKYYHTKYIKMYLTGPRQVRQWIIKAAKDQGLMPTTEGGLNYKLNMTNLLDGYPGHEHTIPVFPLYKDVYKAIAESKMAVTPTLLVAYGGPWAENYFYETEMPYNDPKLQFFTPYDELAPKTRRRGGWFMPEEHMFVKHAKSMKSMVESGALAGIGSHGQLQGLGYHWELWSMQSGGMTTHDALKTATILGAQALGLDGDIGSIQAGKLADLIIMDKNPLENIRNTNTINMVMKNGRLYNGNTLDEVYPTTRKLERSEWTFEKPANTTGIKE